The Poriferisphaera corsica DNA segment TCCATATATCCAATCACATCCCCAACTTTCGCCTCTGCGCCCTGCTCAAGCAATAGCTTCGTGATCGTACCTGATGCTGGTGCGGGCAACTCAAGTGTCACCTTATCGGTTTCGATTTCCACAATAGGATCATCTTTTTGAACACCGTCACCGGTTTTCTTGATCCATTGACCGATCTGCACTTCCGTGATCGATTCACCTACCTCAGGTACGATTAATTCGACTGCCATCTCGTTTACCTGCTTTCCATGACTTCCTTCAAAGCCATTGATCTCGTTAACGCGAGCTTCACATTAGCTCGCACGTTCTCTCCCACGTTTGCTCCATCCCACTGAAACAAAGCATATTTTAGTGCAGCCCTTTACAGAACGCTTCACTAATCAATTCATCTTGTTCGAGCAGATGAGCTGCGCGTGAACCCGTTGCAGGGCTTGCCGATGCAGCTCGTGTTGACGCAAGGAATCGCTGACGATCATAAATCCGATCGCCGAACTTCATCCTTAAAAACGGCCATGCGCCCATATTTTCTGGCTCATCCTGTACCCAGATAACGGGTACATCATCTGAGTGCCGCATCAACAACATTCGCAATTCATCATCGGGGAATGGATAAAACTGTTCAATCCTTGCAATCGCAATATCATCACGACCCAACTGTTCTCTACGTTCAATCAGGTCATAATAAACGCGACCAGAACAAAGCAACACACGTGTCACCTTCTTCGTATCCGCTTTCTCATCACGGATCACACGTTTAAAAGTACCTGTGGTCAGATCATCTAGATCCGAGACGCATTTGGGATTACGTAGCAAGCTTTTTGGTGTCATGACGACTAAAGGCTTTCGCCACCTTCTCACCATCTGCCTCCTCAGCAGGTGGAACACCTGAGCTGGGGTGCTGGGCTGAACAACTTGGAAGTTATCTTGCGCGGCAAGCGCCAAGAATCTTTCCAATCTTGCTGATGAGTGTTCGGGCCCCTGCCCTTCAAAACCGTGCGGCAATAACATCACCAAACCGCTCAACCTGCGCCATTTATCTTCTGCACTGGCAATAAACTGGTCGATAATCACCTGTGCGACATTCGCAAAATCGCCGAACTGGGCTTCCCAAATCACTAATGAATTAGGTGTTTCCAAACTGTAGCCATAATCAAAACCCAGCACACCTGATTCCGACAACGGGCTATTGTAAACTTCCACGGTTGCTTGCTCTTCCGCAACATGCTGCAACACGTTATATTCATGACCATCACTGTAGTCACTTAACACCGCATGCCTATGGCTAAACGTACCTCGTTGCGCATCTTGGCCTGAAATTCTGATCCGATGACCCGCAACCGCCAGTGCGGCATAAGCAAGCGACTCGCCGGCTGACCAATCTAATGGGCGTTTACCTTCTGCCATCTCCAAACGATTATTCATAAACCGCTTCAGTTTCGGATGTAGCTTGAAAGTATCAGGCGTCTGCGTCATGCGTGTCAGGTATTTGCAGAGTGTTTCTTTTTCAATCCCCGTCATGACTTCATCAGCGTCATGTTCAGATCCGCCATAATAGCCCGACCACTTACCTTCAAGAACCCACATTTTATCGTGCACAAAATGATCACTGCGTGCAGCAGTCAGGTCCTTCTCAAGGAGCTCTGTTCTTCGCAGGGCAATTCGGTCAGCATCACCGCGAGTCACACCACCAAGCTTCAACAGATGATCGAGATAGTTCTCGCGCACCGGTTTACGTTTGGCAATCTTGCTGTACATGTATGGCTGTGTGTATGACGGTTCATCACTTTCGTTGTGTCCACGCTTGCGGTAACAATACATGTCGATCACAACATCACGCTTGAATTCCATGCGGAATTCCATTGCTAATCGCACAACCTGTGCGACCGCTTCAGGTTCTTCACCGTTTACATGGAAAATCGGAATTTGCAGCATCTTTGCGACGTCAGTCGCGTAACGACAGCTTCTAGCCTGCTTTGCACCAGTCGTGAAACCGATCTGGTTATTGACCACGATATGTAGCGTACCGCCAACCGTGTAACCGGGCAGGTTAGATAAGTTCAATGTTTCTTGGATGATCCCTTCGCCGGCAAAAGCAGCATCCCCGTGAATGAGCATCACCATGCCCTTTTCACCGCGTGTACCTAAACCGCTCTTATCCTGCTTCGCTCGCATACGGCCCATTGCCACCGTGTTGACATATTCGAGGTGACTTGGATTAAAGCAAAGCGAAAGGTGCAAATTGTGGCCATGCCTTGTCCGCCAATCGCTGGAATAACCCAAATGATACTTCACATCCCCGCCGCCCCAATATCGCCGCGGATCGACATCTTCAAACTCACGGAAGATTTTTTGTGGGCTTTTACCCATGATATTCGCAAGCACATTCAATCGACCGCGGTGTGCCATGCCAATGACAATCTCACGCACACCTTGATCGCCTGCAGTCTCAAGCGCCAAGTCAAGCAGCGGGATAACACTTTCCGCGCCTTCAAGACTAAAGCTTTTCGCTCCGATGAATTTACGTTGAATAAATTCTTCGAAAATAACCGCATCGGTTAAGCGAGTCAGAATACGAATCTGCTCTTTACGCGTGAGCTTTGTCCTGTTCCGCGTTGACTCCATCTTTCGTTGCAGCCATTCACGAACCTGCAGATTATCAATGTGCATAAACTGCACACCAATATTTCGACAGTAAGTCTCTTCAAGGTTGGAGATCACTTCGCTCAATGTCTCACCTGGTACGTTCGTCGTGAACACCGGACAGTTCATGTCCTCAGGCGTAAATCCATAATATCGTGGCTCCAACTCCGTCGGCGATTCGTTCACAATCCCAAGCGGATCAATATTGGCAACAATATGACCACGCACGCGATAGTTTCTGATGAGTTGATCAAGTCTGTGCTGCAACGACGACATATCGCTGATGGAGACATGTCCACTCGGCACCGGCACTGAGCCAGGCGGCATCGCACCATTGCCATTTGCAATGACAGCATGACCGTTTCCATTACCATTCGTTGGCACCGGATTAAACAAACTCCTCGCCTTAAAGCGAGGGCCCAGACGCTCATTCACCTGTAGTCGCGGCCCCCCCTGCCATTGCTCAAACTGTTTCCGCCACCCCTCATCAACAGCATGAGGGTCGTTCAGATACAACTCGTAGAGGTGCTCAACGTAGGCAAGGTTCGTTCCGTTCGGCCAGTTAGGTTGCCCAGCCATGATGTGTTTCCAAGTTGCGAACCATAAATCTATTTTCTATCCGCCGCAGCAGATTTCACTGAAGGATCAATCCCATCAATCTCGTTATCAAGGCTTACTCGCACTCGATCACAAAAGTTCCAAAACTGATCCGAAACTTGGCGGAAGAGCATACCAGATAATCACTCGTTATCCAGACACTTATCCACCACCAAGTCATTTAATTTTTCCACGCATAGCGCGGCCGCAAAACTGCCACACCTCCCGGCCAATTTCGGCAAGGATAACTAACACACTATAATCCGTAAACATTATCGGGTCGCTTTTCGCAACCTTTTTTATATTCACTGACCAACATACGAATTTCGCATCATGATTGACCAGCTCTTCCAACCCACCTCTCTCATCGCAATCGCACTCATAGGCTCCCTTGCTGGAATTTTAGGCGGACTTCTCGGTGTCGGCGGCTCAGTGATCATCATCCCAAGTCTCTATTTCGTACTTGGCTCGGAACAGCAACTTTTCCAGGCCGCTGCCATGATTGTTAACGTTTTTATCGCCATCCCCGCCGCTTATAAACACTACAAGAAGCATGGCATGGTTCCGCGGTACATCGCTTGGATGCTCCCAGCATCAATTACCTTCATCGTCATCGGCGTCAGCATTTCCAACCTTTTTACAGGACAAGCTGGGAATATCCTCCTAGGCCGCATACTCGCTGCATTCCTTGCCTACGTCCTCGCAATAAACATCAAAAGACTTTTGACTCCCCGCAAAATCCCGCATCCAGACGACCCAGAGACGCCTGACCCCACCAAGCATATCCTCAAAACACGAGCCATTTCTGTTGGCTCGCTGCACGGCTTCACGGCCGGTCTCATGGGTATCGGCGGCGGAGCCGTCACAGTCCCGATGCAACAAATCATGCTCAAACTCCCACTTAAAAACTGCATCGCCAACTCATCTGCACTCATCATTATCTCTTCAATCGTCGGCGCTGCTTACAAAAACCTTTCGCTTCCATCACTTGGCTACAAAATTCAAGATTCCATCACCATTGCCGCGGTACTAATCCCAACAGCCTTTATTGCCTCCCGAATGGGCGCTCAACTCACACACATCCTTCCGACAAAAGTCATACGTATCCTTTTTATGATTCTCATCACAATTGCTGCGATTAAACTCGCGAATCTCCCTTCCCCCTTCTAAATCATTCCCACACGCCTTCAATTCTGCGAATACCAGGCAGCAGATCCTCAACTCTGCAAAATATCGAAAGATAAAATCGCATCTCGGAAACAATTCATCCGAAATGCGCGTATATCATTCATGCGTAACTACTGAGCCAAATCGCTCATGACCTAAGTTTTTCAGGACATAAACAATGACTGCCTTTTGGAACAACACGAAAACCGCCATCCTCCTAGGAGCTATGTTTGCCCTCATTTTGGGGATTGGTGCCATCCTAGGCCAAGGCTCTGCCGGTGGGTTGATTATCGCCTTTATTATCGCACTGATCATGAACGTGGGAGCCTTCTTTTTCTCCGATAAGATCGCTATCGCTTCCATGCGAGGCAAGCCCGCTGATCCAACCCAAGATGCCGACTTGATCACGATGGTCGAGCGACTCGCAAAAAATGCCGGGCTCCCCAAAACCCCTGATATATACGTCTGCCCGCAACAAGCACCCAATGCTTTCGCCACCGGACGTTCACCCGCTAAAGCTGCAGTTGCCGTCACCCAAGGCGCTCGCCAACTGCTCACTTTCGACGAGCTCGAAGGCGTCATGGCTCACGAACTCGCACACGTCAAAAACCGAGACACATTGACTTCCACCATCGCAGCCACCATCGCAGGTGCCATCTCCTTTCTTTCTTGGATGATTATCTGGGATCGTGATATACACCCACTCGTAAAGATCGGACTATGGCTCCTCGCCCCCATTGCTGCTGGAATCATCCAGATGGCCATCTCACGCTCTCGCGAGTTCGTTGCCGATCATGACGGCGCCCTCATCGCAGGCTCCCCACACGGCCTCATCTCCGCATTACGCAAGCTTGAAGCCACCGCCAAACGAATCCCTCTCGAAAACGAAACCCCAGCTCAAAACCACATGTTCATCATCCAACCGCTTTCACCCTCCAAAGCACTCGCATCACTTTTCTCTACACACCCCTCGACTGATGACCGCATTGCCAAACTCTCTCAGATGGCATAACTATCAACCACCCACCAATCAATAAACACCCACACAGACTCCGTAACGAGTCTGTTTTTACATGACATTTACTTAAGTCCGAATAATAACGCTATCCTCAATATCCAAACTGTTACCCGCATACATTGCCCACCTCACATTCAT contains these protein-coding regions:
- a CDS encoding sulfite exporter TauE/SafE family protein, yielding MIDQLFQPTSLIAIALIGSLAGILGGLLGVGGSVIIIPSLYFVLGSEQQLFQAAAMIVNVFIAIPAAYKHYKKHGMVPRYIAWMLPASITFIVIGVSISNLFTGQAGNILLGRILAAFLAYVLAINIKRLLTPRKIPHPDDPETPDPTKHILKTRAISVGSLHGFTAGLMGIGGGAVTVPMQQIMLKLPLKNCIANSSALIIISSIVGAAYKNLSLPSLGYKIQDSITIAAVLIPTAFIASRMGAQLTHILPTKVIRILFMILITIAAIKLANLPSPF
- a CDS encoding M48 family metalloprotease; the encoded protein is MTAFWNNTKTAILLGAMFALILGIGAILGQGSAGGLIIAFIIALIMNVGAFFFSDKIAIASMRGKPADPTQDADLITMVERLAKNAGLPKTPDIYVCPQQAPNAFATGRSPAKAAVAVTQGARQLLTFDELEGVMAHELAHVKNRDTLTSTIAATIAGAISFLSWMIIWDRDIHPLVKIGLWLLAPIAAGIIQMAISRSREFVADHDGALIAGSPHGLISALRKLEATAKRIPLENETPAQNHMFIIQPLSPSKALASLFSTHPSTDDRIAKLSQMA
- a CDS encoding 2-oxoglutarate dehydrogenase E1 component, with translation MAGQPNWPNGTNLAYVEHLYELYLNDPHAVDEGWRKQFEQWQGGPRLQVNERLGPRFKARSLFNPVPTNGNGNGHAVIANGNGAMPPGSVPVPSGHVSISDMSSLQHRLDQLIRNYRVRGHIVANIDPLGIVNESPTELEPRYYGFTPEDMNCPVFTTNVPGETLSEVISNLEETYCRNIGVQFMHIDNLQVREWLQRKMESTRNRTKLTRKEQIRILTRLTDAVIFEEFIQRKFIGAKSFSLEGAESVIPLLDLALETAGDQGVREIVIGMAHRGRLNVLANIMGKSPQKIFREFEDVDPRRYWGGGDVKYHLGYSSDWRTRHGHNLHLSLCFNPSHLEYVNTVAMGRMRAKQDKSGLGTRGEKGMVMLIHGDAAFAGEGIIQETLNLSNLPGYTVGGTLHIVVNNQIGFTTGAKQARSCRYATDVAKMLQIPIFHVNGEEPEAVAQVVRLAMEFRMEFKRDVVIDMYCYRKRGHNESDEPSYTQPYMYSKIAKRKPVRENYLDHLLKLGGVTRGDADRIALRRTELLEKDLTAARSDHFVHDKMWVLEGKWSGYYGGSEHDADEVMTGIEKETLCKYLTRMTQTPDTFKLHPKLKRFMNNRLEMAEGKRPLDWSAGESLAYAALAVAGHRIRISGQDAQRGTFSHRHAVLSDYSDGHEYNVLQHVAEEQATVEVYNSPLSESGVLGFDYGYSLETPNSLVIWEAQFGDFANVAQVIIDQFIASAEDKWRRLSGLVMLLPHGFEGQGPEHSSARLERFLALAAQDNFQVVQPSTPAQVFHLLRRQMVRRWRKPLVVMTPKSLLRNPKCVSDLDDLTTGTFKRVIRDEKADTKKVTRVLLCSGRVYYDLIERREQLGRDDIAIARIEQFYPFPDDELRMLLMRHSDDVPVIWVQDEPENMGAWPFLRMKFGDRIYDRQRFLASTRAASASPATGSRAAHLLEQDELISEAFCKGLH